The Pyrenophora tritici-repentis strain M4 chromosome 3, whole genome shotgun sequence genome has a window encoding:
- a CDS encoding tricarboxylate carrier family protein, translating to MSCFVLTNLVVTAGMLTPGLSTAGTLAWQVTNQSVNVGINFSNANKSIPLSTSTIVQSYLLAVSASCGVALGLNALVPRLKSLSPNAKLIAGRLVPFAAVATAGALNVFLMRGEEIRQGIDVYPALSEIERYKVETGDLEIKPLGKSKKAATLAVGETALSRVLNATPIMVLPPLLLVRLQKTEWLKQRPRMVTPVNLGLIFTTSIFALPLALAAFPQRQAVSAKTLEPEFHDRGGKDGLVEFNRGI from the exons ATGTCATGCTTCGTTCTCACGAACCTGGTCGTCACGGCTGGCATGCTGACACCAGGTCTCAGT ACGGCAGGAACGCTCGCATGGCAAGTCACGAACCAGTCGGTCAACGTTGGTATCAACTTCTCCAACGCGAACAAGTCGATTCCGCTCTCTACCTCGACCATTGTCCAGTCGTACCTCCTCGCAGTAAGCGCGTCCTGCGGTGTCGCGCTCGGCCTCAATGCGCTCGTGCCCCGCTTGAAGAGCTTGTCTCCCAACGCAAAGCTTATTGCTGGACGTCTAGTGCCATTTGCAGCCGTCGCTACAGCAGGTGCACTCAATGTGTTCCTGATGCGCGGGGAGGAGATTAGGCAAGGGATTGACGTCTACCCGGCGCTGTCAGAGATTGAGAGGTACAAAGTTGAAACAGGTGATCTCGAGATCAAGCCTCTGGGCAAGAGCAAGAAAGCAGCCACGCTTGCAGTGGGAGAGACGGCGCTCAGTCGTGTCCTGAACGCGACACCGATCATGGTGCTGCCACCTCTCCTCCTTGTCAGGCTACAGAAGACAGAGTGGCTTAAGCAGAGGCCTAGGATGGTGACCCCGGTCAACTTGG GACTCATCTTCACAACTTCCATCTTCGCACTGCCGCTTGCGCTTGCTGCCTTCCCACAGCGACAGGCTGTCAGTGCGAAGACTCTGGAGCCGGAGTTTCACGATCGCGGTGGCAAGGATGGCTTAGTCGAGTTTAACCGTGGGATATGA